Genomic segment of Candidatus Methanoperedens sp.:
ATATAAAAAAGAAGACTGTGTTAATAACTGGAATTGCCGGGTTGCTGCTTGTATTCGGTGCAGTAGTCGCGCTGGCGCAGAATACGAGCGAGAAAACGAAGGATGCGGAAAATCATGAATGCACTCCGGAGATGATGAAGGATATGTCAGGAAAATGTCCGGAGCATATGATGCAATCCGGTGCCTGCGAAAATATGATGAAAGGATCAAAAGGCGGCAGTGAAATGATGGGCGGGAAGAATCTGACAAGCGCATCAGAATCTAAAGAGACCGGCCGTTGTGGAAGTAATTCTGGCATGGGTTCGATGATGAGTTCCAAGCGCATGAAGATGAAAAATATGAAACATGGCACTCAGAACCCGCAGAGTCGGATTGATGAAAATAAGAAAGAGGAGCTTACATGAGAATATTAGGAACAACAATAATAACCTTATTCGTATTGATGGCAGTCGCTATCAGCGGATGCTTATCAGGAGGGGAGAAACCTCCGACTGATTTATTGGAGCCGAGGGAGAATTCAGAAGCCGGAGTACAAATAACAGCAACTTATCTTCCTGATATCACCGACGCCACGGCTTTTGAAATTAAAGTCACTGCCCATATGGACTATAACGATGATTTTAAGAATAACTCTTACCTGCGTGATTCCAGCGGCAAAATATATCAACCTCTTTCTTATGAGGGTGCAGGCGGGCACCATGCCAGCGGAACACTTCGATTTCCTAAGATCGAGAGCAGGACATTTGAACTTGTGATCAAGGATGTCGCAGGGGTAAATGAACGAGTATTTAAGTGGTAAGCATATGCCAGGTATCAAAAGCCTTTTAAAAAATCCGTTTGTTTTCGGAGCTGGCATAGGAATATTTGTAATACTTTTCAATATCTCTATAGCTTCCTTAGGTGAAGGTTCATTTGAGAAAGGATACCAGGTATTCCTTACTAACGGGATATTTGTATACCTTATTCCCTTAGCAGTAGGTATTCAGATGGGGCTTTTCAGATACCACAGGAATCTGACTTCTGAGAACAAATTGTGCGGCTCTGAGAAGATGGGCATGGCAGGCTCAGCTACTTCATCACTGACGATGGTTGCATGCTGCCTGCATCATGTGAGTGATTTCTTACCTTCAGTTGGTTTCATTCTCGCAACATCGTCATTCTTTATCCAATATAAAGACACCATAATAATCATCGGGCTCCTTGCCAATATAGCTGGAAGCGCCTACATTGCAAGAGCAATCCTAAAGGATAAATCGATTATTGCGGGAGCGAAAAAATCAACGGTCTAACTGGAGATTAGATGAAAAGAATTTTGGCACCTCAGGCAGTATCATGACTGAAATACTCTGGATCTCACTCATACTTCTGGCTGTAGCATCAATCCTTCCGAGAGCCTATAATTCAAGGTTCATTTTTGGAGGGTTTGGCTGGGTATTCCTTTCCATATACTGGTCTTTGCAGCCGGGAACTTATATTGATATACAGGATTATGTTAATGCCTTTCTGGTAGTCGCCGCAGGAGGAGTTACCCTCTTTATAGCATATATTATGTTTAAGGCAAGGGATACGAAAGACGGCGGCTACGACATGTTTATTTCATTATCCAGGGCTGCATCCGTAGGCGGTCTTTTGTATTTCTTGTTTGCAGAAGTAGGCTTCTTAAATACAAGGATAATTTCAACGGTCACTGACCAGGCAATCTGGGTAAGCGGGAAATTCGGGTTCCCAGTTGTACAGGTAGCATGGAACAAGCTTGCAGTCAACGGCATGGCAATTGAAATAATCCTTGCCTGCACTGCTATCGAGAGCATAGCCCTATTTTCAGGTATAATCTCCTCCGCAACAGGTGCACCTGC
This window contains:
- the artA gene encoding archaeosortase A; the protein is MTEILWISLILLAVASILPRAYNSRFIFGGFGWVFLSIYWSLQPGTYIDIQDYVNAFLVVAAGGVTLFIAYIMFKARDTKDGGYDMFISLSRAASVGGLLYFLFAEVGFLNTRIISTVTDQAIWVSGKFGFPVVQVAWNKLAVNGMAIEIILACTAIESIALFSGIISSATGAPAARKFKAFMISVPVIYILNLQRLAFTASAYGFSWFGTPDESFHISEHIITKAGSLLALLIISYLVLKILPEVSDMIDGVVKTMRIEFHRLTVR